Below is a genomic region from Henckelia pumila isolate YLH828 chromosome 3, ASM3356847v2, whole genome shotgun sequence.
TTGTGCTGCTAATAGCTGAATTTATTACGCTGCTTATTTGTTCTCTCTTTGCTCCCATGGCCTCCGCCACTTTCGCGCACTGTGCTGCAACTAAGGCGGTTGCGGAAGCCACAGCCGACTCCTTCGTGGTGTTCTCTATGTAGTTTCGCGAGTTCTCGGTAGCTATTGCCGCTAGAGCAGCTGCAACCCCTGCGACAGATAGCGCTGCGTGAACCTCTGCCTTTTGTAACCTCTTATCCTCTTTTCGCCTCTGTTTAATATCTTTCAGCCATTTTTTTATCGGGAGGTTTTTAAATGGCATGATTTTCCATGGCATCTGCATTCATATTGTGATTATATGTCGAATCTGTATATcagatataaataaatacacatTAGTTTAGAGGAGAACTCACCCATTTCCTCTTGAAGTAGCTGTTGTAGTTCAATTCTGGGTGCATTGCTTGTTGCATCCATATCCATGACTGAAGAGTTATCAGTTAATTTGTGTATATAAATGTATCTAAAATTAAGTTCGTGTCAAATAACATTAAGTTACCTTTAAATCATTGGTTTTCCAAGGAGGCACAAAAGTCTCTCCATCATCTATCCTCACACTCTTGTCCATAGCCTGCAAGTTTAGCATCTCTCATCAATCGCATATGCTTCTTCGTGTGCATAGGTATTCATCCGACTATGATGAAAATTAAAACAATCAACTTACCATTTGAGGAAGTTTGTGATCGTTCTCAAACGTCCGTATGGGGCTGTCTTGAACGACAAGTGATCGATCTTGTATATCATGTTCGAAAGCTTGGACAGCGAAGTTGCACCAAGCAAGCGACAGAAAGTCCATCGTCTCTGGATGTGCTTGTGAAAGGGTTGCCCCGCAATCACGATCCATCTTGGTTAGTGCCATAGAATTCCAGAGAGAAAGGTACTTAATTAAGGTACACAAATATGCTTGAACACTCCCTTAATTTACCTAAATATATTGTGCATTTTCTACCATATTTGGTCCATAAGTTTGTATAAAGTTGTTGATTTAGAGCTGGACAGTTAAAAAAGGTAAACTGGGGAACAAAAGAAGCCTAGCTTTATCATTACACTCGTGAGATCACTCCATTTAGTGCATGATTGTCACTTATATATTAGCGTCTATGTTTACAAACCTTTATAGACAAAGAGATATACATGTGTGTATGATATGTGTTATGTTCGTGGGAATAGTTTCATTTATGTCTTTGTGAAATCACGAGAATGCTGAAAACCGCTAAGACTATCAACTTTcaatgttttcaaattttgagtaTATGCAATCAAGATTTGAAAACACGTTTGGTTAATAAATCATTCTTCTTTCATAAGGATTTTTAGCAATTCTGCAATTTTACAGAGATAGTGTATGCAATTAACCCTGTATTTGTTTGTGTATATGATGAGATTCCATAGTTGGAAAGGGATAATCAATAACACAACTTTGGTGTTTGGTACTAGTAAGAGTAGATTACTTTCTTTATTCAACCATTACTAGTATTAATAAAGCAATGACATCTTAGATGATAAACAATGTCTCACTTTTACACATTCTAAAGTTGTTGCATAAAAAAAAGATGTCATTGTGGGAGTTGGCTCAAAAACTGTAACTTGATATTTTCTAATTTCTGCTTCTATTAAGTATGAGTTATTCGACGCCATCTTTGTAACTCCTTCCATATTTAGTTGATGGTTATGGTCGATGTCTATTGGCGTACATTTGGCCGGACTCCTTGCATCCAATAACGCACATAAGATATTAGAAGTTGTACCGTTTTGTATAAATCTATCATAGAACCAAGATCTTGGAACAATCGTCTCGGAATACTTTTATCAACTTGTAACTCGTGAAAATTGAAAACATGAACTTGCGTTTCTATCAATTATGAGTCTTGAAGACATCACGATATTTTATCTTATCGTCACATCGTCCGGGACCATTGTTGCTCCTAGATATATTTCACATCAGATGAGGGAATTAacaaaagaatatatatatatatatatatatatatatataattttcagtTGTCCAACCATTCCTGCCCAACTCGTctccgaccactaaaacccactaccgggttttagttgtttttttaaaaaaaattcgtatAACTAAAaaccactaccgggttttagttgtcgagGACGAGTTGAGCATCATTGGTTGGAtagctgaaaatttatatatatatatatatatatatatatgagaataTGGTGTGTTGGACATATTAGTGAAGGATATATGGTTACATTCTCTGGGGTAAAGCTAAAGCATATGTGCATTTGTTCCTGTAgagcaaaaaaattaaaaatgaaatccCCTGTTCTGAATGAAAAGAACACATGGTAGCCACTCATGAGGCATGAAACTACAACACATAACAAATAATATAGAAATCGAAAGAAGAAGCATAAGGTTGTTCTGGACCCATGTTTTTTCGCATCTTTAAGCCTATACCAGAAACTCAAGCTAAGCATTAAAGATTatactatatttttttataaagtaAAATCATTGAGCAAGATATCTGGCTGGGGTTGCACTGGGCCATTTCATTGCTCTCCTAATCTCCAGCCAAACTTGGCGTTGCTCATGAGCACCGATATCGAGTAGACGTGTTACTCATTTATATATACAGTTATATGCAAGTTGGTGTGCAATAATTGTTCTTGTGAAGACATTGATTGAAAAATTATGTTTAATCATGACCaactataacttttggtaaaacAATAAATGTTTGATCATacatatttaaaacaaataaagcTACTGGATGAGATCGTTTTAATTTGATAAATTAGAATTTTGCAGATAAGGTGAcctataattataatatttacgGAAGAGTATTTGATCCCATTTAGATTATATATGAGGGTCTATGCACTCGgtgacaaagaaaagaagggaaaagaagaaaatagaaaatgTAATCCGTGGATTTTTATATGCttcttagtttatttttaattatcgaTAACTTCAAAACCCAATAATTTACTGTAACATTTTTTAGTTGGCCACGATGCTTATAACTTTTAACAGTACGCATCACAATTTTAATGGCTCAGTTTCGTCACTTTTTCAACAAACAGTGTAATTTTGAACTGGCACTGCTGGAATTACAAAATGGTTAAAATCTATGAGActtacattatttttttatgttttattttagacttacattaatttttttatttttatgttacttGCTGATATATATAGCGCTATAGTTTTAAAATTGtggacataaatttttttttttaaatatcgaGATGTTTATCTGTCATATTCTCACAGTTCAAATTGAAGTTAATTAGGTGCATTTGGGATTAGGTTATTTGTTATGGTTACGAATGCATTGATATTTAGTAAActtcgaaaaaaaaatcaaatctctCTACTACTTATCCACACTATCTATACCTATTTATTATGTGAGAAGGTCATAGCATGGTCTCTTTGGAtggtcacaaaaaaaaattacaaaaaaataaaaacaaaacaaaacttaACGGCACTCTTCAATTAGGTAAAGAAAAAAAAGTGAGAAAGAGGTTATATAGTTATAACCACCTTCTCAAAAACGTGGGAAAAAGGATATACAATTATCTCCACCTTTTCTTTATCACAATATTCATCTTTGTACTCCAAATCAAACGCTAATACCACTGATTACTTTAGCAAaagtataatatataaaactataatttttttttgttacgtTGCACACGCAATGTGTGTGCGATGCCACTAGTTATTATAATTGTACTAATTACAACCGATTTCAAATTACTACATCTATACAATATAATAATGCATTAGTCAAATTAATAAATGGACAAAAATATCCTTGCTACTTATAACTACCTTCtttcaattatatttttgaattttaaaatttaaaaaaatattcattatttttatatataatataaactaTTTATACACGCGAATTTTTGCGTACGAAGATTACTAGTATTATAATTAAACTGAAAAGGTTGTGTTTAAAGTGTGCATATATAAAAGGTTCAATGGTTAAATTTTTAAGAGCTACATGTAAATTAATTGTcactttgaaagaaaatatataatatcgTGGTTTTGTTTGGACATGTACTTATAAAacatttttgtgaaaaaattataagatattttgaaagttgttttaagaataTGTATGCGTTTGAGCaacaattttataaaaatgattttatagttaagaaataatatgtttgaTTTCCAATTGCACATTCAATTcaaaaaaaagtcaaaaaaaaaaaaacatctcaGTTGTTTTTCAAAAACGTTTTAAACATTTTCCAAATTCTACATTAaattttttcacttataaaatactaaaaaaatttaaagtacttATTCAAACGATCCCTACGTATTATATTGgaatatattgtatattatgttttttttatcttgtaatctttcattatttttaatatttatctttCTTAAGCTTTAACGTTGTATATAAACATCTCGTGTATTCATTTTTTgagatatatgaaaatattattctttCATTAGTTTCTACATGATATCAAGAGCCCACTGTCTAAGCCACTAAAACCTAACCTCAACTTCCAGTCGTCGCCTCCCAGCCATTGGAAAAATCTTCCTTATTTTTTTTCCCATTCGGCTCTATGGTTGCCGCTGGCACCGTCACTACTCCGATATCCTTCAATGTTGTCGCTCAAGCGCCCTTGAATCTCACCTCTTCCAACTATCTCTCTTGGCTTCTGCAATTCATGACCCTCCTCACTGTTAATGATCTCTTTGGATTTATTGATGACCCTCATCATTCTTCGGCCAAATCAATCACAACCGCCGTTGCCACCACCGCTAGAGCTGTCAGACGGGTCGGCCCGCCCCTCCATGACAAGCGTCCCGTTTAGGCCCTCCTCCAAACGGGCCATAAAAACCCCAACCcgccaaaatttaaaaataatataaaaaattcaagaaaaaattagtatttgagattgaaaaaattatatcaaCAATGTTATACAATAACAAATTATAAATGTCATaatcaaacaaatcatataaaattttgatgttaactattatattttggataaaaaatcacatttcaaaataatatgaataatataaatatatatttaaccataaaaaataataatgtaggacattaaaaatatatcaaatactagttttaaaattttaaaatcacattatttaaaaataagtgtttttatgttcataattcaaaaaaaaattaaaacatgtatttttttgaaaaaacaggCGACCCGCCCCGCCTCAACCCGCGGCCCGTTTGGGTTGGCCCATTTAGGCTCGCCTCCAAATGGGTTAGTAAAACTCTAACCCGACCCGCCAATTTTTCATGGCGGGGTGGGCTGGCCCGACCCCTTTTGACGGCTCTAGCCACCGCTCAAACGCTAAATCATGAGTACACCTCCTGGATCCGCTAGGACAAGTTGATCTTGAATATCCTCATTGGATCGTTGTCTCCTTGATTCCGTTTATTGCAACTGCTACCACCTCCGCTgccacctggaacacccttgcTCTCACCTATGACAAGCCCTTTCGTGGCCGCATCACTCAACTAAAGACTCAACTTCGCAATCCGGTCAAGGGCTCTCAGTCCATCATCGAGTTCATGCAGTTCATCAAATCTAAAGATGATGAACTAGCACTCATGAATGCTCCTCTTGATATTGAGGACCTTATCATCAAATTTCTCCATGGTCTGGATGATGACTATAAGAAACTCGTCAATGCCATCCAAGCACGACTCTCTCCTATGCCCGATCTAGAGGTTACTACCGATGGGCGCCTTCTGTTGCCGTCCCACATCAAATATCCATCAACCGTCAACATGGAACGTAGCCCTCTCGGTCGTCGCCACCTCCCCATCACTTTGTGCACGGTCAACGTGCCCCACGCCCGTATCTCAGGCTCCGCCAGCTCTGCAGTCGTCAATGCTACTCTTCTCGCCGCTTCCTGAATTTCCAGTATCTGCCAGATCCTGCTCCTGTGCTTGTGCCTCCCACTGGCCATCCTGATTCCCATGTTTCTGCCTACATGCTTACATCATCCTCTTCGTCTGACTGGATTCTTGATTCTGGTGCCACTCACCATGTGATATGTGATCTTGCCAATCTCTCCATGCATGCTCCCTATGTTGGCTCTGATGGTGCTGTTGTTGGTGATGGTGTTAGCCTCCCCATCGCTCACACAGGTTGTCTCTTAATGCTCTCTAATCCGTGCTCCCTAAAGTTCCCGCATGCCCTTTGTGTTCCCTCAATTATTAAGCAACTTTTCTCGGTCTCTCAACTTTGCAAATctaatgatattattattgttttttcttCCTCTGTTTTTTAGGTGAAGGATCCTCACACCGGAGTCATTCCCCATTAGGGTCCACTTAAGGGCGGTGTCTACTTCTGATCTACATCCTCGCCTTCTCCACCACTAGCACTCTCGTCCTCTTTCGTGCCATTTT
It encodes:
- the LOC140893135 gene encoding uncharacterized protein gives rise to the protein MALTKMDRDCGATLSQAHPETMDFLSLAWCNFAVQAFEHDIQDRSLVVQDSPIRTFENDHKLPQMAMDKSVRIDDGETFVPPWKTNDLKSWIWMQQAMHPELNYNSYFKRKWMPWKIMPFKNLPIKKWLKDIKQRRKEDKRLQKAEVHAALSVAGVAAALAAIATENSRNYIENTTKESAVASATALVAAQCAKVAEAMGAKREQISSVINSAISSTSASEIVTLTAAAATSIRGSDTLKARSGYNNRLNESSPVLPLEDNHDRDFNFEKCRSILAKGAELKVEGTDGRYTMQSVVVILNNEAKVIIKTKKPNMLNVFARQKESVVLDLHTELYRDSEFRDGEACYLVVLTTDKGMIKLDMKNDYQRYWTWSATINHMLMLSTSFTKYELQFQRS